A region of Chiroxiphia lanceolata isolate bChiLan1 chromosome 23, bChiLan1.pri, whole genome shotgun sequence DNA encodes the following proteins:
- the DPAGT1 gene encoding UDP-N-acetylglucosamine--dolichyl-phosphate N-acetylglucosaminephosphotransferase, with protein MAALPAVPLLINLCGSLLGFAATLTLIPAFTDRFLAARLFGEDLNKASRRPVPEAQGVISGAVFLIILFCFIPVPFLRCFVEEQCAAFPHDEFVELIGSLLAICCMIFLGFADDVLNLRWRHKLLLPTMASLPLLMVYFTNFGNTTIVVPKPFRVLLGMHLDLGILYYVYMGMLAVFCTNAINILAGINGIEAGQSLVIAASIIIFNIVELNGDYRDDHIFSLYFMIPFFFTTLGLFYHNWYPSRVFVGDTFCYFAGMTFAVVGILGHFSKTMLLFFIPQVLNFLYSLPQLFHIIPCPRHRLPRLNPTTGKLEMSYSKFKTKSLSALGSNILKVVKILHVVDVRSGMDEDGEYTECNNMTLINFVIKLIGPTQERNLTLLLLLIQVLGSTIAFSIRYQLVRLFYDV; from the exons ATGGCGGCCTTGCCCGCCGTGCCCCTCCTCATCAACCTCTGCGGGTCGCTGCTGGGCTTCGCGGCCACGCTCACGCTGATCCCGGCCTTCACCGACCGCTTCCTCGCTGCGCGGCTCTTCGGGGAGGACCTCAACAAGGCCTCGCGGCGGCCCGT CCCCGAAGCACAGGGCGTCATCAGCGGTGCCGTGTTCCTGATCATCCTCTTCTGCTTCATCCCCGTGCCCTTCCTGAGGTGCTTTGTGGAGGAGCAGTGCGCGGCCTTTCCTCACGACGAG TTCGTGGAGCTCATCGGTTCGCTCCTTGCCATCTGCTGCATGATTTTCCTGGGCTTTGCAGATGACGTTTTGAACCTGCGCTGGCGCCACAAGCTGCTTCTTCCTACCATGGCTTCCCTCCCACTGCTCATGGTTTACTTCACCAACTTTGGGAACACAACCATTGTGGTGCCTAAGCCCTTCCGGGTGCTGCTGGGCATGCACTTGGACCTGG GTATCCTCTACTATGTGTACATGGGCATGCTGGCAGTGTTCTGCACCAACGCCATCAACATTCTCGCTGGAATTAACGGGATTGAAGCAGGACAGTCGCTGGTGATAGCTGCTTCCATTATCATATTCAACATTGTAGAGTTAAATG GCGATTATCGAGATGATCACATCTTTTCTCTCTACTTCATGatcccctttttttttaccacGCTGGGCCTATTTTACCACAACTG GTACCCATCTCGAGTGTTTGTTGGGGACACCTTCTGCTACTTTGCCGGCATGACCTTTGCTGTGGTGGGGATCTTGGGGCACTTCAGCAAAaccatgctgcttttcttcatccCACAAGTGCTCAATTTCCTCTACTCATTGCCTCAACTCTTCCACATCATTCCTTGTCCCCGTCACCGGCTGCCAAG gCTTAACCCTACTACAGGAAAGTTGGAGATGAGCTACTCCAAATTCAAAACTAAGAGCCTCTCTGCCCTAGGATCAAACATTCTGAAG GTAGTCAAGATCTTGCATGTAGTAGATGTGAGGAGTGGAATGGATGAAGATGGCGAATACACTGAATGCAATAATATGACACTTATTAACTTTGTCATAAAGCTGATTGGACCCACCCAGGAGCGAAATCTCACTCTTCTATTGCTACTCATTCAG GTCCTGGGCAGCACCATTGCATTTTCCATCCGGTACCAACTAGTGCGTTTGTTTTATGATGTCTGA